TACGTCAGCTAAGACCCCAGACAATTTCGTAATAGAAGGAAACTTGATGGCATATACAGCAAGTGGGGGAGTGGTTGTATGCCAGTTGGATTTGCAGAATAACCGAATCATTTCCCAAAGATTCTTCTGTGCTAATTCAAATGGACAGAATAACAACAGCTCGAACCCTAGTTCGGCTAACGCATATCTAAATATGGCATATGCAGAAGCATCAAATCAAGAAGCCTCTAGCCCAACAGAAACGGTAAAAGATTCATATGGGTTTCCCATAAGCTCGGAGCCGGTGATTATCGCAGGAAATGGTATAAATGTAAACGGAGATAATAGTCCAAAAGGTTCTGATacaattgatttgaattctCCATCCAAGTTGAAGGAGAGGGTACGATCAATAAACTGCTTAAGTCTTTCTCCAAATAACAGGGTACTTGCCATAGGAGAAACAGGCTACCAGCCAAGGattcttttattttctttagcGCCAGATCTGAATAACTCGCCAATTGCATTGATTTACGAACATTCGTTTGGTATCAATTCGATTACGTTCTCCCCAGATCTGAAATACTTTTGTTCATTAGGTCTAATTAATGATGGGTTTCTTAATGTTTGGAAACTCGGAAATAATTCAGTGCATTTGCAGGCTAGCAATAGATGCTCTTCTATAATCAACCAAGTTATTTGGCATgagaattttattattacgTTGGGTTTAAGACTAATCAAGGTATGGAGATTTCTCCAGGATACgtcaaatgaaaatgaaaaggTTCTACAAAAGCCATCCGTGCTAAAGGGGAAAAGTGTCCTTCTTGGTCTGTTAATCAATTCTAACTTTATATCGGGTAATATCCTAAACAGTGATGAATTGTTATTAATTGCGAATAGTAATCAATTATTGTTGTTAAAACTTACTTATGATAGCCTTAAATTAATTTGTCTCGAAACACCTAAATTTATGTTAAAATGCTTACTCGTTGATTATGAACTAGGGAAAGTTTGGGTAGGTTCAGATGATTACACCATAAAGTCCTTAGATTTTTCGGATTTAAATGCTACAGTTAACCCTACATCTACTCAATCACCAATGAGTAAAATCAATACAATGTTCGGAACCACATCTTTAAGTCCAACtaagaaagaattaaaatcgAACCtgtcaatattgaaattatctaattttAATACAGACAACCTTGTCTATTTGTCTGATtctgaagaaataataatctacagcaaaaaaaatttaaagtCTGAGAAGAGCTTGGTTAGCTCATTAATGAATGACTTATCGGGTATTAAAGATACTTTTCtgaatgatttattagTATTTTCCAAGAGTGGGTTAATAAAACAAGTGATTGACTCTGAAACAAAGGAAGAAGACAACTTAAGGGCCGTCATTAAATTCGATTTACCCTCTAATGAACTaatttccaattcattaacaGCTGTTGATTCAAATGGAGAGCATTTGATATTGGGTGACAAATATGGGAATATATACATAACAACGAATAAAATTAACGAGCCATATGAAGTTATTTACCTGACGAAAGCCCACTCATCTActattaatgatattgtgtatttcaaaatagGCAATactgaatttttttcaagcATTTCCAGAGATAGAATGATTCAAGTCTTTTTTAGACCTGACGACGAATCCTCGAGGTGGGATATACTACAAACCTTGCCCTTACACACAGGTAACTTACTTAGAGTATTATTTTATGATAGAAAGCTTTATGTTTGCTCTTCTGATAGAACAATATCTGTCCATAGGTTTGAAACCGATAGAGATGAAATTAAGATATATCaagataaaataatttccaTCAAGAATAGTCCTATtaatatgaaaattatcgacaatgatttgataatatctACAAATGACCGAAATATGCTTATTTATAgcattaaagaaaatttagAGTATCAAagatcaattaaattatttaacgAAAAAAcaaatgaatcattattagTGGAAAACTTTACCATTCATAAGAACTTAATTATTGTCGCATCATCTGACAAATCAATAAGAGTTTTTAACTATATTCTGGGCAAACCATTAAGCGTTAGCTGGGGTCATCTGGATGCTATATTGAGCTTAGTATTGAAACTAAATActaatgaattgatttctATAAGTATAGATGGTTGTTTATTTAAATGGAATTTTAACGAGTCCAGCAAGAAAAAGTCAACTGGCGCttctaatttaaatatttctccaGATATCAAATTCGATTCAATACCATTATACAGTAAGGTTACCagaaaaataatacataCAC
This is a stretch of genomic DNA from Debaryomyces hansenii CBS767 chromosome G complete sequence. It encodes these proteins:
- a CDS encoding DEHA2G08030p (similar to CA1657|IPF16022 Candida albicans IPF16022), whose translation is MENSSLSLPQQQLTIESILGTSAKTPDNFVIEGNLMAYTASGGVVVCQLDLQNNRIISQRFFCANSNGQNNNSSNPSSANAYLNMAYAEASNQEASSPTETVKDSYGFPISSEPVIIAGNGINVNGDNSPKGSDTIDLNSPSKLKERVRSINCLSLSPNNRVLAIGETGYQPRILLFSLAPDSNNSPIALIYEHSFGINSITFSPDSKYFCSLGLINDGFLNVWKLGNNSVHLQASNRCSSIINQVIWHENFIITLGLRLIKVWRFLQDTSNENEKVLQKPSVLKGKSVLLGSLINSNFISGNILNSDELLLIANSNQLLLLKLTYDSLKLICLETPKFMLKCLLVDYELGKVWVGSDDYTIKSLDFSDLNATVNPTSTQSPMSKINTMFGTTSLSPTKKELKSNSSILKLSNFNTDNLVYLSDSEEIIIYSKKNLKSEKSLVSSLMNDLSGIKDTFSNDLLVFSKSGLIKQVIDSETKEEDNLRAVIKFDLPSNELISNSLTAVDSNGEHLILGDKYGNIYITTNKINEPYEVIYSTKAHSSTINDIVYFKIGNTEFFSSISRDRMIQVFFRPDDESSRWDILQTLPLHTGNLLRVLFYDRKLYVCSSDRTISVHRFETDRDEIKIYQDKIISIKNSPINMKIIDNDLIISTNDRNMLIYSIKENLEYQRSIKLFNEKTNESLLVENFTIHKNLIIVASSDKSIRVFNYISGKPLSVSWGHSDAILSLVLKLNTNELISISIDGCLFKWNFNESSKKKSTGASNLNISPDIKFDSIPLYSKVTRKIIHTPATSGINSSSPFKPSLARSNSDHSSLQENETGDIDTTVSPTPPSRLSNATLKRLEAKKKAGERISPVRSNSVRSIQASPVVKNLSKSNTSLSPLKSSSTRPNTSPSYKKTIDLKGSPRKPLSSTLMNTLASPVKLNGNNQSEFMERSIAHLAMIKSQILKETISNTNKEILRKEINDISNLLEGDNAQIDKENQVLNGFVNLKIDDNNRMHYEEKLLENYSDKLVQIFQDKMKDKGLNDKNGIFTNLYSSKNYNNDVD